In the genome of Raphanus sativus cultivar WK10039 chromosome 4, ASM80110v3, whole genome shotgun sequence, one region contains:
- the LOC130511740 gene encoding desiccation-related protein At2g46140-like, whose amino-acid sequence MSSSEQKDVEEKGSLISGLLDKAKGFFAEKLANIPTPEATVDDVDFVRVTAQGADYHAKVSVKNPYPQAIPICQISYILKSDTRMIASGTIPDPGSLVANGSTVLDVPVKVPYSIAISLMKDMFLDWDIDYQLDIGLTIDLPVVGDITIPVSTQGEIKLPSFADIFNSKPSE is encoded by the exons atGTCATCATCGGAGCAAAAGGATGTAGAAGAGAAAGGATCGTTGATCTCAGGCTTGTTGGACAAAGCCAAAGGTTTCTTCGCAGAGAAGCTTGCCAATATTCCGACTCCGGAAGCCACCGTGGACGACGTAGACTTCGTACGTGTGACTGCTCAAGGAGCTGATTATCACGCCAAGGTCTCCGTCAAGAATCCTTACCCTCAAGCCATCCCTATTTGCCAGATCTCTTACATCCTCAAGAGTGACACAAG GATGATAGCCTCTGGCACGATACCGGATCCGGGTTCGTTGGTTGCGAACGGGTCGACGGTTCTGGACGTACCGGTTAAGGTGCCTTACAGCATAGCGATAAGTTTGATGAAGGACATGTTTTTGGACTGGGACATCGACTATCAACTAGACATCGGACTAACCATCGACCTTCCTGTTGTTGGTGACATTACCATCCCTGTCTCTACTCAGGGTGAGATCAAGCTCCCTTCCTTTGCCGACAtctttaactctaaaccctctGAGTGA
- the LOC130510631 gene encoding RING-H2 finger protein ATL67-like, with the protein MSTASYLFHPPPLPPSPPHDSNHSHLTTLGFGYSIAIALGFLVLLSIVLLSSYICCRDSRRRTTAVETTEEGGRSVNLPRIIFISEANNQDLEAGDVIVGLDQAVINSYPKFHFSKETSAASSDGFGGGGDTSCTICLCEYKEGEMLRMMPECKHYFHLCCLDAWLKLNGSCPVCRNSPLPTPTSTPMSTPLSEVVPLSQYAADRRRARR; encoded by the coding sequence ATGTCAACCGCCTCCTACCTCTTCCACCCTCCTCCACTTCCGCCGTCGCCGCCACACGACTCCAACCACTCTCACCTCACAACTCTAGGCTTTGGCTACTCCATAGCCATAGCTCTCGGGTTTCTCGTCCTCCTTTCCATCGTCCTCCTATCCTCCTACATCTGCTGCCGCGACTCTCGCCGCCGCACAACCGCCGTTGAAACCACCGAGGAAGGTGGCAGAAGCGTTAACCTCCCTCGCATAATCTTCATCTCCGAAGCCAACAACCAAGATCTCGAAGCGGGTGACGTCATCGTGGGACTAGACCAAGCCGTCATAAACTCTTACCCGAAGTTCCACTTCTCCAAAGAAACCTCCGCCGCGTCTTCCGATGGATTTGGCGGCGGAGGAGATACCTCGTGTACGATATGTTTGTGTGAGTATAAAGAGGGAGAGATGTTGAGGATGATGCCCGAGTGTAAACACTACTTCCATTTATGCTGTCTTGACGCGTGGCTTAAACTCAACGGATCTTGTCCTGTTTGTCGGAACTCGCCGCTTCCGACACCAACATCTACACCTATGTCAACACCTTTGTCGGAAGTTGTGCCGCTCTCGCAGTATGCCGCTGATCGGAGGAGAGCAAGAAGATGA
- the LOC130511739 gene encoding late embryogenesis abundant protein At1g64065-like, which produces MTEQEHFRPLTPAAALPSSDKQQTLQRLCRRKNQIKCLLCVIVTSLILTTIVLTLVFTVFRVKAPIIEMNGVTVNGQDSTAGTQIQLLGTNISMVVDVSVKNPNYVTFRYSNTTTDIYYKGVVVGEARGPPGKARAHRTARMNMTVDIRIDRLVSEPGLVREVLGSSGLVNLWSYTRISGKVKIMGIVKKHATVKMNCTMAVNISRQAIQDVECKNNIDL; this is translated from the coding sequence ATGACGGAACAAGAACATTTTCGTCCGCTAACTCCGGCGGCTGCACTTCCGTCGAGTGACAAACAACAAACTCTCCAACGTCTTTGTCGCCgtaaaaaccaaatcaaatgcCTACTCTGCGTCATTGTAACATCTCTAATTCTAACCACGATCGTGTTGACTTTAGTATTCACGGTGTTCCGAGTCAAAGCCCCGATCATAGAAATGAACGGTGTGACAGTCAACGGCCAAGATTCAACCGCAGGGACTCAGATCCAACTGTTGGGAACAAACATCTCGATGGTCGTTGACGTGTCTGTCAAGAATCCGAATTATGTAACGTTTAGGTATTCGAACACCACGACGGATATATATTACAAGGGAGTGGTGGTGGGTGAAGCACGTGGGCCACCGGGAAAGGCCAGAGCGCATCGGACGGCGAGGATGAACATGACGGTTGATATAAGGATAGATCGTTTAGTGTCTGAGCCTGGTTTGGTTCGAGAAGTACTTGGGTCGTCGGGTCTTGTTAACTTGTGGAGTTACACTAGGATTAGTGGTAAGGTTAAGATAATGGGCATTGTGAAGAAACACGCTACGGTTAAAATGAACTGCACGATGGCTGTGAACATCTCGCGACAGGCTATTCAAGATGTCGAGTGCAAGAACAATATCGATCTTTGA